A portion of the Lampris incognitus isolate fLamInc1 chromosome 9, fLamInc1.hap2, whole genome shotgun sequence genome contains these proteins:
- the LOC130118474 gene encoding LOW QUALITY PROTEIN: uncharacterized protein K02A2.6-like (The sequence of the model RefSeq protein was modified relative to this genomic sequence to represent the inferred CDS: inserted 1 base in 1 codon) produces MAGIIGGMEPFEESVEQWATYIERFENYILANEIRDAKKRVTLKPDSIPKFCPTRNVPYALRAKVEAELTRLTDLGVISPVEHSDWATPVVPVNKKDGTVRLCGDFKVTLNQALCVDKYPIPRIEDLFASLAGGQRFSKLDLSNAYLQMEVVEESRKLLTISTQKGLFCYNRLPFGIASAPALFQKAMDQVLVGLPFTRCYLDDILVSGPDEETHLKALDDVLTRLEEYGLHVKKDKCMFFQESVEYLGHIIDAAGLHKSPEKERAVVEAPAPTNISQLRSLLGMINYYGRFIPDLATILQPLNALLHKGKKWQWTTACEAAFRKVKELMVSQKVLTHYNPELPLRLACDASPYGGGAVLSHVMPDGVEKPIAYASRTLSKAEQNYAQIEREALGIVFGIRKFHQYLYGNKFTLLTDHRPLTSILSPVRSTPSMAAARMQRSALLLSAHDYTIEYRKASAHTNADGLSRLPLPDTHDDKIDTDLTIQQGCLMWGTRVVVPPKLRPRVLNELHTAHPGVVRMKSLARSYVWWPGIDSQIELQAKSCHSCQRNQKEPSLAPLHPWMWPSSPWKRIRLDFAGPFEGHMYLVVVDAHSKWPEVQIMDSTTASKTITVLRGLFSRHGLPHILVSDNGPQFCSEEFATFLKANGVXHIRSAPYHPATNGLAERFLQTFKHALKSSRGAAPVQQRLGIFLLTYRNTPHATTKEPPSMLFTRRMLRTRPDFLKPSAYR; encoded by the exons ATGGCGGGAATTATTGGCGGTATGGAACCATTTGAGGAATCCGTTGAACAATGGGCAACGTATATTGAGCGTTTTGAGAATTATATCCTGGCTAATGAGATCAGGGATGCTAAGAAG agagtgactcttaaacctgatagcatacccaaattctgcccaacacgtaatgtgccctatgctctgagagccaaagtagaggctgaactgacccgcctcactgaccttggcgtgatctcaccagtggagcatagtgactgggccacacccgtagttcctgtcaacaagaaggatggcacggtgagactttgtggtgatttcaaagtcaccctcaaccaagcactatgtgtggacaagtatcctattccacgcattgaggatctctttgcatcgctagctggaggtcaacgcttcagtaaactggacttgtcaaacgcatacctacagatggaagtagtggaggagtcgaggaagctactgactatttccacacaaaaaggacttttCTGCTACAACCGCTTGCCCTTCGGTATTGCATCGGCACCAGCGTTGTTCCAGAAGGCTATGGATCAAGTGCTCGTTGGATTGCCATTCACGCGCTGTTATCTCGATGACATTCTGgttagtgggccagatgaagagacccacctgaaagccctggacgacgttctcacaagactggaggagtatggtctccatgtcaaaaaggataagtgcatgtttttccaggagtcagtagagtatc taggtcATATCATCGATGCTGCCGGGCTCCACAAGTCGCCAGAGAAGGAACGCGCTGTTGTGGAGGCACCGGCACCCACCAACATTAGCCAACTACGCTCGCTCCTCGGAATGATAAACTACTATGGACGTTTCATCCCAGACCTGGCAACCATCCTGCAACCACTGAACGCACTGCTgcacaaagggaagaaatggcagtggactacagcttgtgaggcagcgttccgaaaagtgaaggagctcatggtatctcagaaggtgctaacccactacaaccctgagctgcccctccgtcTAGCCTGTGACGCTTCACCCTATGGGGGAGGGGCTGTACTCTCTCACGTCATGCCTGATGGTGTAGAGAAACCTATCGCTTATGCGTCAAGAACActcagcaaagcagagcagaactACGCCCAGATTGAGCGAGAGGCGCTGGGGATAGTCTTTGGCATACGTAAGTTTCACCAGTATCTCTATGGTAACAAGTTCACTCTACTCACAGACCATCGCCCGCTGACCTCCATTCTCAGTCCAGTGAGGAGTACGCCGTCGATGGCCGCAGCCCGCATGCAGCGCTCGGCGCTCCTCTTGTCAGCGCATGATTACACTATAGAGTATCGTAAGGCTTCAGCACATACTAATGCAGATGGACTGTCAAGGTTGCCACTTCCGGACACTCACGATGACAAGATAGACACC gacctcacaatccaacagggatgcctcatgtggggcacacgagtggtagtgccacccaagctacggccccgggtgctcaacgagctacatacagcacacccaggggtagtgaggatgaaaagcttggcacggtcgtatgtctggtggccaggtattgaCTCTCAGATCGAGCTCCAGGCCAAATCCTGCCACTCATGCCAGCGTAATCAGAAAGAACCGAGTCTTGCCCCTCTACATCCATGGATGTGGCCTTCCAGTCCTTGGAAAAGGATTCGTctggactttgctggtccatttgaaggacacatgtatcttgtggtagtagatgctcattctaaatggcccgaggtgcaaatcatggatagcaccacagcaagcaagaccatcacagtactgaggggccttttcagtcgccacggccttcctcacattctcgtAAGCGACAATGGACCCCAGTTCTGTTCTGAGGAATTCGCCACATTCCTGAAAGCCAATGGAG AGCACATTCGCTCAGCGCCGTATCACCCTGCTACGAACGGCCTGGCCGAGCGCTTTTTACAGACTTTCAAACACGCCCTCAAATCCTCCAGGGGCGCCGCACCAGTGCAACAGCGGCTCGGCATATTCCTGTTGACGTATCGCAACACCCCGCACGCCACGACAAAGGAACCGCCGTCTATGCTGTTCACAAGGCGCATGCTACGCACGCGACCGgactttctcaaacccagt gCCTACCGGTAA